One genomic region from Streptomyces sp. Li-HN-5-11 encodes:
- a CDS encoding cellulose-binding protein → MSDTSPYGFELVRRGYDRAQVDERISKLVSDRDSALARITALEKRIEELHLETQNAQAQISDAEPSYAGLGARVEKILRLAEEEAKDLREEARRAAEQHRELAESAAQQVRNDAESFAAERKAKAEDEGVRIVEKAKSDASQLRAEAQKDAQSKREEADALFEETRAKAAQAAADFETNLAKRREQSERDLASRQQKAEKRLAEIEHRAEQLRLEAEKLRTDAERRARQTVETAQRQAEDIVADANAKADRIRSESERELAALTNRRDSINAQLTNVREMLATLTGAAVAAAGTPAEDEPISRGVPAQQTR, encoded by the coding sequence ATGAGCGACACTTCCCCCTACGGCTTCGAGCTTGTGCGGCGTGGGTACGACCGCGCTCAGGTGGACGAACGTATCTCCAAGCTCGTCTCCGACCGTGACAGCGCTCTCGCCCGCATCACCGCTCTGGAGAAGCGCATCGAGGAGCTCCACCTCGAGACGCAGAACGCCCAGGCCCAGATCTCCGACGCCGAGCCGTCGTACGCGGGTCTCGGCGCGCGGGTCGAGAAGATCCTCCGCCTCGCCGAGGAAGAGGCCAAGGATCTGCGTGAGGAGGCCCGGCGCGCGGCCGAGCAGCACCGCGAACTCGCCGAGTCGGCGGCCCAGCAGGTCCGCAACGACGCCGAGTCGTTCGCCGCGGAGCGCAAGGCCAAGGCCGAGGACGAGGGCGTCCGGATCGTCGAGAAGGCCAAGAGCGACGCCTCCCAGCTACGGGCCGAGGCGCAGAAGGACGCGCAGTCCAAGCGGGAGGAGGCGGACGCCCTCTTCGAGGAGACCCGCGCCAAGGCCGCGCAGGCCGCCGCCGACTTCGAGACGAACCTCGCCAAGCGCCGCGAGCAGTCCGAGCGCGACCTGGCGTCCCGTCAGCAGAAGGCGGAGAAGCGGCTCGCGGAGATCGAGCACCGTGCCGAGCAGCTGCGCCTGGAGGCCGAGAAGCTGCGCACCGACGCCGAGCGCCGCGCCCGCCAGACCGTCGAGACGGCGCAGCGCCAGGCCGAGGACATCGTGGCCGACGCCAACGCCAAGGCCGACCGCATCCGTTCGGAGTCCGAGCGTGAGCTCGCCGCGCTGACCAACCGCCGCGACTCGATCAACGCCCAGCTGACGAACGTGCGCGAGATGCTGGCGACCCTCACCGGTGCCGCGGTGGCCGCCGCGGGCACGCCGGCCGAGGACGAGCCGATCTCCCGTGGGGTTCCGGCCCAGCAGACCCGGTAA
- a CDS encoding ABC transporter permease subunit, producing MSTPQSPMPQAAPNWQATPGSAFPAYTSPIPVVRTHLGHALASEWTKIRSVRSTMWTLGVYVLIVIGIGLLAGAVVVNSSSDVSSDTHPLELGFFGLLLGSICVITLGVLTTASEYGTGMIRTTMTACPSRRRVLAAKAIVFFLVAFTVTLVSATLVAFAQVAMLSGRGARQPSGGEWFKATVGVSLYLALLGLLSLVIGSVLRHSAGAITIMIGVVLAPLVMALFMAAQSLGAVRKALVEYSIPNQLNVFYSNSLIDSGPSGWDPLWIILGVTAVAFAGAWVLLEKRDV from the coding sequence ATGAGCACGCCCCAGTCCCCCATGCCGCAGGCAGCGCCGAACTGGCAGGCGACGCCTGGTTCCGCGTTCCCCGCGTACACCTCGCCGATCCCCGTGGTCCGTACGCATCTCGGGCACGCCCTCGCGTCGGAGTGGACGAAGATCAGGTCGGTGCGCTCCACCATGTGGACGCTCGGCGTGTACGTCCTGATCGTGATCGGCATCGGGCTGCTGGCCGGCGCCGTGGTCGTCAACTCCTCGTCGGATGTCTCGAGCGACACGCACCCGCTGGAGCTGGGCTTCTTCGGGCTGCTGCTCGGCAGCATCTGCGTCATCACGCTCGGCGTGCTGACCACGGCCTCCGAGTACGGCACCGGCATGATCCGGACGACGATGACGGCGTGCCCGAGCCGCAGGCGGGTGCTCGCGGCGAAGGCGATCGTGTTCTTCCTCGTCGCGTTCACGGTCACCCTGGTGTCCGCCACCCTGGTCGCCTTCGCCCAGGTGGCCATGCTGAGCGGCAGGGGCGCCCGGCAGCCGAGCGGCGGGGAGTGGTTCAAGGCCACGGTCGGTGTCAGCCTCTACCTCGCCCTGCTCGGGCTGCTCTCGCTCGTCATCGGCTCGGTCCTGCGGCACTCGGCGGGCGCCATCACGATCATGATCGGCGTGGTGCTCGCCCCGCTGGTCATGGCGCTGTTCATGGCCGCGCAGTCGCTGGGGGCGGTGCGCAAGGCGCTGGTCGAGTACTCCATCCCCAACCAGTTGAACGTCTTCTACTCCAACTCCCTGATCGACTCGGGCCCGTCGGGCTGGGACCCGCTGTGGATCATCCTGGGCGTGACGGCCGTCGCCTTCGCCGGCGCCTGGGTGCTGCTGGAGAAGCGGGACGTGTGA
- a CDS encoding ATP-binding cassette domain-containing protein, protein MIEAVGLTKRYGDKTAVYNLSFQVRPGAVTGFLGPNGSGKSTTMRMILGLDNPTAGSVTIGGYPYRKLPNAPRQVGALLDAKAVHGGRTARNHLLSLAQLSGIPARRVDEVLGVVGLQDVARKRSKGFSLGMGQRLGIAAALLGDPQVLLFDEPVNGLDPEGIFWVRNLMKSLAAEGRTVFVSSHLMSEMALTADHLIVIGRGQLLADMSVTDFISANSADFARVRTPDTEPQQREKLTSALTEAGGHVLPEQDGALRVTGLPLPRISDLAHEADVRLWELSPHQASLEEAYMRMTQGAVDYRSTTDQKAGLMQPLPPGAEPPVPVPGQGQPGWYAPPPPQGRTGPPVASPYGTPSAGGPNPYGAPGAGQPGPYGAPGPAPQNPYAAPGAGGANPYAQNAAQPAQVPAQPGGAPAPAPRKPPAAPAAAPAAPAGASAARGTAQAPVQASDSAAPVADSTKPEDAR, encoded by the coding sequence ATGATCGAGGCAGTCGGCCTGACCAAGCGCTATGGCGACAAGACCGCCGTGTACAACCTCTCCTTCCAGGTGCGGCCCGGCGCCGTCACCGGCTTCCTCGGGCCCAACGGCTCGGGCAAGTCGACGACCATGCGGATGATCCTCGGCCTCGACAACCCCACGGCGGGTTCGGTGACGATCGGCGGATATCCGTACCGGAAGCTCCCGAACGCGCCCCGCCAGGTGGGCGCCCTGCTGGACGCCAAGGCCGTCCACGGGGGCCGGACCGCGCGCAACCACCTGCTGTCGCTGGCGCAGCTGTCGGGCATCCCGGCCCGGCGGGTGGACGAGGTGCTCGGGGTGGTCGGTCTGCAGGACGTGGCGAGGAAGCGTTCGAAGGGCTTCTCGCTCGGTATGGGGCAGCGGCTCGGCATCGCGGCGGCCCTGCTGGGCGACCCGCAGGTGCTGCTGTTCGACGAGCCGGTGAACGGTCTCGACCCCGAGGGCATCTTCTGGGTGCGGAACCTGATGAAGTCCCTGGCGGCGGAGGGGCGGACCGTGTTCGTCTCCAGTCACCTCATGAGCGAGATGGCGCTGACCGCCGACCATCTGATCGTCATCGGACGCGGACAGCTGCTGGCCGACATGAGCGTGACGGACTTCATCTCCGCCAACTCCGCGGACTTCGCCCGCGTGCGCACCCCGGACACCGAGCCGCAGCAGCGGGAGAAGCTGACGTCCGCCCTGACCGAGGCGGGCGGGCACGTGCTGCCCGAGCAGGACGGGGCGCTGCGGGTGACGGGGCTGCCGTTGCCCCGCATCAGCGACCTCGCGCACGAGGCCGACGTACGCCTGTGGGAGCTGTCGCCGCACCAGGCCTCGCTGGAGGAGGCGTACATGCGGATGACGCAGGGCGCCGTCGACTACCGCTCGACCACCGACCAGAAGGCCGGGCTGATGCAGCCGCTGCCGCCCGGCGCCGAGCCGCCCGTGCCGGTCCCGGGTCAGGGCCAGCCCGGCTGGTACGCCCCGCCCCCGCCCCAGGGACGGACGGGCCCTCCGGTCGCGAGCCCGTACGGCACCCCGTCCGCCGGCGGCCCGAACCCGTACGGGGCCCCCGGCGCCGGGCAGCCCGGCCCCTACGGCGCTCCGGGCCCGGCCCCGCAGAACCCTTACGCCGCCCCGGGCGCAGGCGGGGCGAACCCGTACGCGCAGAACGCGGCCCAGCCCGCGCAGGTGCCCGCGCAGCCCGGCGGGGCCCCGGCCCCCGCTCCCCGGAAGCCGCCGGCCGCTCCGGCGGCGGCGCCCGCCGCCCCGGCCGGGGCCTCCGCCGCGCGGGGGACCGCCCAGGCGCCCGTCCAGGCATCCGACTCCGCCGCCCCCGTCGCCGACTCCACCAAGCCCGAGGACGCCCGATGA
- a CDS encoding ATP/GTP-binding protein, whose translation MSPRRNRPKGSGSPGNSAEDDSAGRYGGWQSTVSWQGEDWSVRHVAGASSEGKTYRCPGCDQLIPSGVPHVVAWPQHAGVDDRRHWHKACWNAKDRRTTRVQRSRNAPRF comes from the coding sequence GTGTCCCCGCGTCGCAACCGCCCCAAGGGCTCCGGCTCGCCCGGCAACAGCGCCGAGGACGACTCGGCGGGCCGCTACGGAGGCTGGCAGTCGACGGTGAGCTGGCAGGGCGAGGACTGGAGCGTGCGCCATGTCGCGGGCGCGAGCTCGGAGGGCAAGACGTACCGTTGCCCGGGCTGCGACCAGCTGATCCCCTCCGGCGTGCCGCACGTGGTGGCGTGGCCCCAGCACGCGGGCGTCGACGACCGCCGGCACTGGCACAAGGCCTGCTGGAACGCGAAGGACCGCCGCACCACGCGGGTGCAGCGGTCCCGTAACGCGCCGAGGTTCTAG